The Haladaptatus paucihalophilus DX253 nucleotide sequence CGCCGTACAGCCGAATCCCGTGCTCGGCACAGTATTCCAGCGCGTCGAACAGCGACTCGACGGTTCCGAAGCGCGAGGGCTTGATGTTCAACCACTCGGGTTCGAACGGGCGCGATTCGACGCTCTCGACGCCCGTAATCGGCGCGTCCCACGATACCCGCTCGCGCACCGAATCGAGCACGGTCGCCGTCTCGTCGGTGTACGCCGGGTCCTCGATGACGACTTCGGGCATCGCGTCCGCCACGCGCCGGTACAGCTCGGGATTCGGAGACTGGCCCACCTCCGCCTCGCCGTACTCCGCTTTCATGTCCACGATTCGAACCCGTTCCGTCTCGGCCAGTTCCGAGACGAGTTCGTCGTCCCACTCCGGCGTGGCGTCGAGTTTGAACCCCAACTCGGGGTTGATGTCGAGCCACTCACGCACCCGGTCGGCGCTCGGCGGGTCACCCAGCCGCGTGCTCACGACGAATCGCACCGGTTCCGGCGTGCGGTCCAGGACGGCCGCGAGGTCCGTCCCCGCCTGCCGAAGGGCGAGGTCGAGCGCAGCGCTCTCGAACGCCCACTGTCGGTAGTGCCGGAAATCCTCGCGCGACGGTCCGACCGGGAACAGGTCGAGGTCCGAGAGCGCTTCCGAGAACGAATCGAGGGTGTAGGTTCCGGTCAGGCCGAACTCCAACTCCGCCAACCCGTGCTGGTCCTCCGCGTCGTAGGTCACGTCCTCGCCCTTGCCGACCTCGCCACCGCCGCGAAGCGATATTTCGGTCGTGACGCGCGTGAAATCGCTCGACGTCTCGCGTTCGTGCGGCTCGAACGAACAGGACTCGATTTCGAGCGGCAGGTCCGCGACTGACTCGTAGAGTGTCATCGAATGATGAAACAGCAGGGAGAGTGAAAACTGTCGGGTCGGATTCCGTCGATTCCCAATACTCATTTCCTTGGTCGGCGAAGACGAGAGACGGTCAAAAGCGCGGCCGAAAACGGCGACCGCTAATCGTTCGACGCCAGCCATCGAGCCAGCGGTTCGGGATACTCCTCGCCGAGCGTAACGCCGTATCGGTCCCGTTCCTCGGCGGTGAGCCGCCACGGTTCGTGCGCTTTCTCGTCGGGCACGTCGCGGAGTTCGGGGAGCCAGTACTTGACGTACGCCGCGTCCGGGTCGTAGTGCTCGGCCTGCCACAGCACGTCGAACGAGCGGTTTCGGGAATCGTTGCCGACGCCCGCGACGTACGCCCAGTTGCCGTAGTTGCTCGCCGGGTCGTAATCGACGAGTTTGGTTTCGAAGTACGCCGCACCCTTCCGCCAGTCGATGCGGAGGTCGTTCGCCAGCACGCTGGCGACGTTCTGCCGCCCGCGATTCGACATGTACCCCGTCTCGTTCAACTCCCGCATGTTGGCGTCTACGAACGGGATGCCGGTCTCCCCGCGCTTCCACCGTTCGAACTCGCATTCTCCGTCGCCGTCGTCTCCGCTACCTTCGTCTCCTCCGTCGTGTCCGCTATCTCCATCACCCTCTCCGTTCCGCCAGTCGATGGTTCGCCGACGGATTCCCCGCCGTTTGAACGGTTGACTCCCGTGCTTTGCGAATTGGAACTGGAAGAAATCCCGCCACAACAGTTCGAACACGAGCCAGTAGGTCGATTCGTTTTCGACCCGCTCGCGCTCGTACCGCTGGACGGTTTCGAACACCGTTCGAGGGGAGAGGCACCCCGCGTTGAGCCACGGCGAGAGTTTCGAGGAGTAATCCGACCCCAACAGCCCGTTTCGCGTCTCCTTGTACTCGCGGAGACGGTCGCGCGTCCAGACGTAGCGCTCCAACCGCTCCAGTCCGGCGGGTTCGCCGCCCTCGAAATCGAGGACGCGTCGCTCGTCTCGGGTCGGCGGTTCGACCCCTAAATCGGCGAACGACGGAATCGTTCCGGGGTCGATTTCGTCGCCGTCCTCTCCTTCCCCCTCTCGTTTTCCCGCCTCCGTCACCTCCTCCGGCACCGGCGGAAGCGTCGTCGGCGTATCGACGGTGGGACGGACGTCCGCGTCCGAACGCTCGACCGTCTGTCGAAACGTCGTGAACGTATCGTCGATTTCGGCGACCGGGACGGGCACGTCGTCGGGATGATAGAGCGTGTGCCCCCAAATCGACTCGACGTCGGCATCGACATCCGTTTCCGGGTCGGCGAGTCGCTCGGTGACCGCCCGTTCGACGGCGCGCTCCTCCGGGGTGGGGAGGGCGTGAAAGCATACGAGGTCGGCGTCGATGTCGGCGGCGAGCGACGGGACGACTTCCTCAGGGCGTCCGTGTCGAACGACCAGTTCGTTTCCCCTCTCTCGGAGCGAGATTCTGAGGGCTTCGACGCTCTCCCGGAGGAATCGCGTCCGGTGGCTTCCCGTCTTCTCGTATCGGAACGAATCTTTTCCGCCGTACTCCCGCGACCCGAACTCCCGCGGGTCGAAGCAGTACACACAGCGGAGTCGCTCGGCCTCGCTCGCGACGGCGAGGGCGCGGTTATCCCGAACGCGGAGGTCGGTTCGAAACCAGACGAGCGCGGTTTTCATACCGACCGTTCAGTCCGCGAGCACTTCCCCTATCTCCCTAACTGAGTCGAGTACGTAGTCCGGCGTCACGTCGGATTCGGCGAGTTCACCCCGCGTCGTCACCCCGGAGCGAACCAACACCGTCGTCGCACCGATCCGCTCGCCGAGGGCGACGTCCGTATCGAGTCGGTCGCCGACGACGAGACACTCTTCGGGCGACACGTCGAGGTGCGACAAGGCGGCCCGTCCCGCGTCCGCGGAGGGCTTTCCGAGGACGTGGTTCGGGTCCCGTCCCGCCACGCCGGCGATGGCGTTGATGATGGCTCCCGACCCCGGCACCAGTCGCTCGTGGACCGGAATCGTCACGTCCGGGTCGGTACCGACGAAGGACGCGCCACTTTCGAGCGCCCAGAACGCCTCGGTGAGCGTCTCGTAATCGAACTCGCGGTCGATGGACGCGACGAGGACGTCGGCGGCGTCGGGGTCGTCCCGAACCGCGAACCCGCGCCGTTCGAGCAACTCGCGGAGATACGTCTCCCCGACGACGAACACGTTGCGTCCGGCGTGCTCGTCTTCGAGGAATTCCGCGGTGACGAGCGCCGAGGTGAGCACTTCCGCAGCGTCGATGTCGATGTCGTGCGCCGCGAGTCGCTCGACGTAGTGTTCGGGCGGCTGCGTCGGATTGTTCGAGAAAAAGAGCGGTGTGATTCCCGTCTCTCGCAACGTCCTCACGGCGTCGGCCGCACCGGACAGGCCGTTGTCGCCGCGAACGAGCGTTCCATCCACGTCCACTATCGCGCCGCGATAGGTCGCCATTGGCGTGGTAGACGAACCACGGGATGTTGAGTCGTCCGG carries:
- a CDS encoding DASH family cryptochrome, producing the protein MKTALVWFRTDLRVRDNRALAVASEAERLRCVYCFDPREFGSREYGGKDSFRYEKTGSHRTRFLRESVEALRISLRERGNELVVRHGRPEEVVPSLAADIDADLVCFHALPTPEERAVERAVTERLADPETDVDADVESIWGHTLYHPDDVPVPVAEIDDTFTTFRQTVERSDADVRPTVDTPTTLPPVPEEVTEAGKREGEGEDGDEIDPGTIPSFADLGVEPPTRDERRVLDFEGGEPAGLERLERYVWTRDRLREYKETRNGLLGSDYSSKLSPWLNAGCLSPRTVFETVQRYERERVENESTYWLVFELLWRDFFQFQFAKHGSQPFKRRGIRRRTIDWRNGEGDGDSGHDGGDEGSGDDGDGECEFERWKRGETGIPFVDANMRELNETGYMSNRGRQNVASVLANDLRIDWRKGAAYFETKLVDYDPASNYGNWAYVAGVGNDSRNRSFDVLWQAEHYDPDAAYVKYWLPELRDVPDEKAHEPWRLTAEERDRYGVTLGEEYPEPLARWLASND
- a CDS encoding HAD-IIA family hydrolase; protein product: MATYRGAIVDVDGTLVRGDNGLSGAADAVRTLRETGITPLFFSNNPTQPPEHYVERLAAHDIDIDAAEVLTSALVTAEFLEDEHAGRNVFVVGETYLRELLERRGFAVRDDPDAADVLVASIDREFDYETLTEAFWALESGASFVGTDPDVTIPVHERLVPGSGAIINAIAGVAGRDPNHVLGKPSADAGRAALSHLDVSPEECLVVGDRLDTDVALGERIGATTVLVRSGVTTRGELAESDVTPDYVLDSVREIGEVLAD